Within Desulfocurvus vexinensis DSM 17965, the genomic segment GCGTGTTCAACGGCCCGGTGGGCCTGCGCGGCGAGCATCCGGCGGTGCCCTTCATGGGCTACGCGGGCAAGCTCTGGCAGCCGGGCGAGCCCCTGGCCTGCGACATCGGCTTCTGCCTGGAGGGCTACCTGACGGACAAGACCCAGGTCTACTGGGCCGGGCCGGCCTCCAGCGTGCCCGACGCCGCGCGCCGGGGCCACGACTTCTGCGTGGAGGTCCAGGCCCTGCTGGCCGGGCGCATGGTGCCCGGGGCGCTGCCCGAGGAGCTCTACCGCGAGGTCATGGAGCTGGCCGCCGCGCGCGGGATGCAGGATGGCTTCATGGGCCTTGGCGCCAACAAGGTGCGCTTTTTGGGCCACGGCATCGGGCTGGTCATCGACGAGTTCCCGGCCATCGCCGCCAAGATCAAGACGCCCCTGGAAGAGGGCATGGTCATGGCCCTGGAGCCCAAGTTCGCCGTGCCCGGCCTGGGCATGGTCGGCGTGGAGAACACCTTCGAGGTCACGCCCACGGGCGCGCGCTGCATCACCGGCGACGAGTTCGACCTGGTGTGCGTGGAGTAGGGCGCGCGGCGCCCGGGCCTGCGGCCCGGCGCATGGGAAAGGGGGCGGCCCGGCGGGCCGCCCCCTTTCGCGTGGCAGACAGTTGCGCCCGGGTCGCAGCCCCGGGGCTCAGTCGAAGACCCCGCGCGCGGCCATGGCCACCTCGCCGCCCATGAGCACGCGCGCCGGGGCCTCGGGCGGCCCCTCCACGCGCACGCGGATTTCGCTGGGCCGGTGCACAAAGCGGCCCTGGCGGATGGTCAGCACGCGGCCCGGGGCGGCCAGGCCGTGGCGGACGAGGTAGGCCCCGGCGGGCCCGGCGGCGCTGCCCGTGGCCGGGTCCTCCAGCAGGCCGTGGTTGTCGAAGCTGCGGCCCTCGCGGGCGGCCACGTCCAGCGGATAGCAGAAATGGGCGCCCACGGCCCCGAGCAGGGCCGCGAAGTCCGCGCTGGCCGGGCGGGCGCGCTCCAGGCCCCGGCGCAGGGGCACCAGCAGATAGGGCAGCCCGGTGGAGACCATCTGCAGGGGCAGCCCGGGCACGAGGTCGTCCGCGTCCAGGCCCTGGGCGCGCAGCAGGGCCCGGGCCGTGTCCGTGTCCGCATCCAGGGGCGGGCCGAACTGCGGCGCGCCCTGGTCCATCTCGGCCTCGTACCAGCCCCCGAGCGGGCTCTGGGCCCGGCGCGTGGTCACGGCCACCGCGCGGGCGTTCAGGGCCAGGGTCCAGGTGGCGTCCTGCGGGGCGGCGGCGCCCAGGGCCTCGTGCAGCACGCAGGCCGCCCCGAGCACCGGGTGCCCGGCGAAGTCCAGCTCCTCCTCCACGGTGAACATGCGCGCGCGAGCGGTGCCCGGGCCCGGGCCCGGGGTCAGGAAGATGGACTCGAACTGGCGCAACTCGCGGGTCAGGGCCAGCATGCGCGGCGCGTCCAGGCTCCGGGCGTCGGGGAAGACCGCCAGCCCGTTGCCGCCCAGGGGCTCGCGGGAGAACACGTCCACCTGCCGCCAGGCGAGCCCCGGGGGCACGGGCGGGGCCGCGCTCACTGGGCGCCCGCTCCGGGTGCCAGCACCCGGGCCAGGGCGTCGTCCATCTGCCCGGCGGTGAACAGGTCGCGCAGCACCAGGGGCCGCAGGCTGTCCTGCCCGGTGGGGAACACGGCCACCACCGGGATGCTCTGGCTGCCCAGGGCGCGCAGCAGCTCCAGGTGGCCCGGGTTCTCGCGGGTCATGTCCACCTGCATCAGGCGCAGGCCCCAGCGCTTCTGCCAGCGGGCCAGATTGGCGGGGGCCAGGGCCGTGTGCTCCAGCAGCTTGCAGTTGGGGCACCAGTCGGCGGTGAAGTCCAGCAGCACGGGCTCGGTGCCCAGGGCGGCCCGGAAGGCGGTTTCGTCGTAGGGCTCCCACTGCGCCTTGGGCCCGGGGGGCGTGAGCAGCAGGAACCACGCCGCCACCACCACGGCCAGGGCCGCCGCGCGCACGACGGCGCGCCGCAGGGGCGGGTCGGACAACCCCGTCCAGCCGCCCCACATCCAGGCCGCCAGCCCCACGGCCCACAGCAGGGCCAGGGCGGGCACGAGCATGGCCCCGGGCAGGGTGGAGAGCAGGTACACGCAGGTGCCCAGCAGGAAGAAGCCCACGCCGCGCTCCAGATGGCGCATCCAGGCCCCGGGCCGGGGCAGCAGCCGCGCCAGCCCGGGCCGCGCGGCCATGACCAGAAACGGGCTGGCCATGCCCAGGCCGATGGCAAGGAACACGGCCAGGATGACCTCGGGCCGCTGGAGCAGCACCCAGCCGAGCACCCCGCCCAGGAAGGGGCCGCTGCACGGCGTGGCCAGCAGGGTGGCCAGCATGCCGGTGAACAGGGCCTGGGCCCGGGGGCTGCCCGGGCGCCCGGCCTTGAGGTCCACCACCGGCAGCGAATACAGCCCGAACAGCGACAGGGCCAGGGCGAAGACCACCAGGGTCAGCCCCAGCACGATGGCCGGGCTCTGGAACAGCTGGCCCCAGGCCAGGCCCAGGGCGGCCAGCACCCCGCCCAGCAGCAGGAAGTAGAGCAGCACGCCCGCCGAGAAGTACAGGTTGTGCTCGCGGAAGGCGCGCGCGCGGGCGCCCTGGTCGGCCTCGGCGGCCCCGGCCAGCAGCGAGGAGAGCTTCAGGCTGACCACGGGCAGCACGCAGGGCATGAAGTTGAGCAGCAGCCCGGCCAGGAAGGCCAGGGCCAGGGCCAGCCCCAGGCCCGAGACCTCCAGCCCGGGGTTGAAGAAGCGCGGCTCGAAGCGGGGCGCGGACGCCTCCTGCCCGGGCTGGCCGGGGCCGGGGGCCAGCTCCTGCACGGCGGCGGCCAGGGGGTCGCGGGCCTTGTCGTCAGCGGCGGCCAGGGTCGAGAACAGGGGAAACCAGAAGGTGAACTGGGCGTCGGGCAGCTCGGCCACGGGGCCGTCGTGGATCAGGGAGACCTCGGCGCGCAGGGGCCAGCAGTTCTTGTCCGAGCAGGCCGCCAGGGAGAGGGTGCCGCGCAGTTGGACGCGCTCGCCGGGTTCGGCGTCCAGCGGTACGAACAGGGGCACCGTGCCGTGGTAGGCGTTGACCGTGAGCTTGGGATCGAAGACGTCGGGCTCCTGGCTCCCCGGGGGGTAGAACACCGTCAGCGGCAGGAGCGATTCGCCCTCGCGCAGGCGCAGGGTGGTGGGCATGCCAGTTTCGCCCGGCGGGTTGGCGTAGGCGTGGAAGCCTTCCTCCAGGGTCAGCCAGAGCACGGCCACCAGCGGGGTGGGCCCGGACTGGGCCGCCTCGCCCACGCGAAAGAGCGCCCATTTGGTGGAGAAGGGTTCTGCGGCCCCCTGGGCCCGGGCGGGCGAGGGCGGCAGCACGGCCAGCGCGGCCAGAACCAGCAGCGCCGCCACGGCGGCGCGCGCAAGGCGGGAGTGGGTGACGGTCATGGCTCCGGGTATAAAGTTGAATTTTGCTGTTGACAAGGGCGGTCAGGATGCATAGGTACTTTTCCGCGCCACGAGCGCCAGGAACGTGGGTCATTAGCTCAATTGGTAGAGCAGTGGACTCTTAATCCATTGGTTCGGGGTTCGAGTCCCTGATGGCCTACCACGATTTCCGAAGCCGCCCTCCCGCCGGGGGCGGCTTCCCTTTTGGGGCGCTGGCGCCGGGAAGGCCCCGGCTGGCGTCGATTTTCAGAAAGTGACGGGACGGCGACTTTTCCTGTTGACTTCCTCGGCCCCGGGGGATATTCAGGGCGTCCCAAACGGGAAACGTGGGTCATTAGCTCAATTGGTAGAGCAGTGGACTCTTAATCCATTGGTTCGGGGTTCGAGTCCCTGATGGCCTACCACGATTTCGTAGCCGCCTCCGCAAGGAGGCGGCTTTTTTCGTGCCCGGCGCGGCGGGGGGCTGGCGATGCGGGCGGCCAGGGGCCACGGGCGAGGCCGGGGGCGCGGGTCGCCAGATGCCATGGGCGCGGGTGCGCGGGCGGCTGGGGCAAACCCAGCCGCGAGAGCCAGGCCGCCGGGGCGGGCGGCTGGCGCGGGTGCGCGGGGCGGCTGGCTGAGGCCATCGACACGGCCAGGAAGACCCTGCTCGGACGGCTGGCGCAGGTGGGCCGGGGCCGGGCGGCCACGCGGGGGCGGTGCGGTCCGCAGTGGCAGGGGCAGGGCGGGGGATGTCGGTGGTGCGGGGCGGCTGGCGCAGCCAGGCCGGGGGCCGTGCGGGCCGCGCGGAGGATGCGTTGCGGGCGCTGCGGGCCGCTGCGGGGTGGAAGGGGAAAACAATTTTTATCCAAAGGAGTTAGAAAGAGTCTAGACATTCTCGATATGCCTTGCTAGGTTCGGAAAACCTGCAAGCTCCACTCCCCGGGGGCCCGGGCCACGGCGCGAACGGCCTGCTTCCGGGCACCGCCCGCCCGGGCACCGCCGGGGCCGTGCCGTCGGCTGCCGGAGGGCCGGGGATGCCGGTGGCCGGGGAGGTGGCGGGGGCGATTGCCGAAGTCGCCAGAGGTGCCGCCGGATGCCGGACGCGGCGCCGATTGCCGGGGATGCCGGATGCTGCGCCAGGGAGACTTCGAAGAGAGCCAAACGCGGGCGGGCGCCGCCCCGGGAGGAACTGCGCATGGACGACCGCACCGTACACGCCGCCCGGGCCGGGCGCGAGGCCGCCGCGCGCTTCGGGCGCCATGCCGGGCCCCCGCGCGAGGGCGCCGCGCCCGCGCCGGGGCTGGACCCGGCCCTGCCCGGCGCCCTGGCCAGCGTCATGGACCGCGTGGCGGGCGTGCTCGAAGGCCAGGCCGTGTACCGCCGCGAGATCGCCGCCTTGCAGGACGAGGTGGCCGGGCTGCGGGCCGCCCTGGCCCGGGCCGACGAGGCCCGCCTCCTGGCGCTGGCCGCCCAGGCCCGGGCCCGCGACGAGGGCGAAGCGGCCCTGCGCGCCGAGGCCCAGGCCCTGCGCGCCGAGAACGCCCGCCTGCGCGAATACGTGCGCCAGCGCATCGAGAAGGACAACCCCCTGCGCGCCCGGCCCGGGGACGCCTTCCTGGACCTGCCCCTGGTCATCCGCAGCGGGCGGGGCGAGTTTTTGGGCGTGGCGGGCCGCCAGCACGGCGCCTTCACCCTGCGGGCCCTGCTGGCGCTCATGCGCTCGAGCCAGCGCGCCGGGCGCGACGTGCAGCTCGGCTGGGAGCGCGAGCAGGAGCACTGGGTCCTGCGCGTGGCCGTGTGCGAGGCCGGGCGCGAGCAGCATCTGGTGCTCATGCTGCGCGGGACCGTGACCCCCAGCGGCAACCGCGTGGCCCGGCTGGAGCACATGATCGTGGACGGCAACGAGGCGCCCGACGGCGTGCTGGTGTCGCTCTTCCGCCAGATCAAGGACAGCTTCGACGCCTGACGGCTCCCGGCGCGGCGCCCCGCCGCAGGAAGGCGCAGGCAGGGCAGGCCCCGGCATACCGCAATGGTATGCCGGGGCCTGTCTTGTCCGCTTCCGGCGGGCTCAGTCCGTCTCTGCCTCCGGGTCTGGTCCGGCCCCGCCCGGCTCCGGGGGGGCGGCCACCACGCGGTTGCGCCCCGTGCGTTTGGCTTCGTACAGGGCGTCGTCGGCCAGCTTGAACAGGTTGTCCAGGGCCAAGCTGCCCCGGGTGGTGGCCATGCCGATGCTGATGGTCAGGCGCAGCTCCAGCTCCTGGTAGCGGACCACGAGGCGCTCCACATCGCTGCGGATGCGCTCGGCGATCTGCCGGGCGCTGTCCTCGCCGGTTTCGGGCAGCAGCACGGCGAATTCCTCGCCGCCCACGCGCCCCAGGACGTCCGTGCCGCGCAGCGCCCCGCCCACGCAGGCCACCAGGGCGCGCAGCACCTCGTCGCCCGCCGGGTGGCCGTGGGTGTCGTTGATGCGCTTGAAGTGGTCGATGTCGAGCATGAGCAGGCTCACGGGGCGGGGGTAGCGCTGCGTACGCAACAACTCGCGCCCGGCCAGCTCCATGAACTGGCGGCGGTTGGCCGCCCCGGTCAGCGAGTCGTGCGTGGCCAGCCGGCGCAGCACCTCTTCCATCTCGCGGCGGCGCGTGGTGTCGTGGGCCACGGCGTAGACCAGGCCCTCGTCCAGCAGGGCCAGGGCGTTCCAGCTCACCCAGCGGAAGGAGCCGTCCTTGCGGCGGAAGCGGCTCTCCTGGCCGAGCATATTCCTGCCCCGGGCCAGCTGGGCGAAGGTCTGGCGCACGGCGTCGGCGTCTTCGGGATGGGCGAAGGCGGCCCAGGGCAGCCCGAGCAGTTCGTTGCGCTCCCAGCCCAGGATGCGCGTCCAGGCGTCGTTGACCTTGCGGAAGCGGCCGTCGAGCCCGGCGACGCAGAGCATGTCCAGGGACACCTCGAAGAAGCGCTGCTGCTCTTGCTCGGCGCGCCTGCGCAGGGTGGCGTCCTGGAGCATGAGCACCAGCCCGGCGACCCCCTCTGCGGTGCGGTGGGGGATGCAGGAGGCGTCGAAGTGGTGCGTCTCGCCCCGGGCCGAGGTGAAGGGCAGCTCGAAGCGCTGGGCCCACCCGGCCAG encodes:
- a CDS encoding PhzF family phenazine biosynthesis protein gives rise to the protein MSAAPPVPPGLAWRQVDVFSREPLGGNGLAVFPDARSLDAPRMLALTRELRQFESIFLTPGPGPGTARARMFTVEEELDFAGHPVLGAACVLHEALGAAAPQDATWTLALNARAVAVTTRRAQSPLGGWYEAEMDQGAPQFGPPLDADTDTARALLRAQGLDADDLVPGLPLQMVSTGLPYLLVPLRRGLERARPASADFAALLGAVGAHFCYPLDVAAREGRSFDNHGLLEDPATGSAAGPAGAYLVRHGLAAPGRVLTIRQGRFVHRPSEIRVRVEGPPEAPARVLMGGEVAMAARGVFD
- a CDS encoding protein-disulfide reductase DsbD family protein, which produces MTVTHSRLARAAVAALLVLAALAVLPPSPARAQGAAEPFSTKWALFRVGEAAQSGPTPLVAVLWLTLEEGFHAYANPPGETGMPTTLRLREGESLLPLTVFYPPGSQEPDVFDPKLTVNAYHGTVPLFVPLDAEPGERVQLRGTLSLAACSDKNCWPLRAEVSLIHDGPVAELPDAQFTFWFPLFSTLAAADDKARDPLAAAVQELAPGPGQPGQEASAPRFEPRFFNPGLEVSGLGLALALAFLAGLLLNFMPCVLPVVSLKLSSLLAGAAEADQGARARAFREHNLYFSAGVLLYFLLLGGVLAALGLAWGQLFQSPAIVLGLTLVVFALALSLFGLYSLPVVDLKAGRPGSPRAQALFTGMLATLLATPCSGPFLGGVLGWVLLQRPEVILAVFLAIGLGMASPFLVMAARPGLARLLPRPGAWMRHLERGVGFFLLGTCVYLLSTLPGAMLVPALALLWAVGLAAWMWGGWTGLSDPPLRRAVVRAAALAVVVAAWFLLLTPPGPKAQWEPYDETAFRAALGTEPVLLDFTADWCPNCKLLEHTALAPANLARWQKRWGLRLMQVDMTRENPGHLELLRALGSQSIPVVAVFPTGQDSLRPLVLRDLFTAGQMDDALARVLAPGAGAQ